A genomic stretch from Petrimonas mucosa includes:
- a CDS encoding IS4 family transposase produces the protein MNKSTYFFGQSVFGQLISMIDSGIIARNSKRHKADHYVKRFMAKDHLISMLFCVFAKCSSLREVAGAMLGLSGKTRHFQLGHIPYRSTLSDANKRRSVDFFSGVYHDLLREYQHVISDTRFKAVLNKQVEIFDSTVISLFQDILKCVGRTPSNGKRKGGIKVHTVINVDEPVPKMAWFTSAATHDHALLKKLSPDDNTIYVFDKGYNDYKAFKLFGKKGAGFVTRIKDDAVYKVEQELHVEECIHSGVLEDTIIEVTVKEDDGQGKLMLRKVVFYDRVLKRKFEFLTNLFDLRPDMIAALYKIRWQIELLFRQLKGNFPLKYFLGDNENAIKTQIYCALIVNLLLTVVQKRLKRRWAFSNLVSFCRIHLFNYLHLMRFLENPERDWQRDDKNLGMLTLFRGGLLLRIIEN, from the coding sequence ATGAACAAAAGTACTTATTTTTTCGGACAATCGGTTTTCGGACAGCTCATATCTATGATAGATTCAGGAATCATCGCTCGAAACAGCAAACGCCACAAGGCTGATCATTACGTGAAACGTTTCATGGCCAAGGATCACCTCATAAGCATGTTATTTTGTGTTTTCGCCAAATGCTCCTCCCTGCGAGAGGTGGCGGGCGCAATGCTCGGTCTTTCAGGCAAGACCAGGCATTTCCAACTCGGCCACATACCCTACAGGAGCACATTGTCGGACGCCAACAAGCGCCGGAGTGTTGATTTCTTCTCGGGCGTGTATCACGATTTGCTCCGCGAGTATCAACACGTGATCTCGGACACCCGGTTCAAGGCCGTGTTGAACAAGCAGGTCGAGATCTTCGACAGCACGGTCATCAGCTTGTTTCAGGACATCCTGAAGTGCGTCGGCAGAACACCCTCTAACGGTAAACGCAAAGGGGGGATCAAGGTGCACACCGTCATCAATGTGGACGAGCCCGTTCCCAAGATGGCATGGTTCACGTCCGCCGCCACGCACGACCACGCGCTGTTGAAGAAACTCAGCCCCGACGACAACACCATTTACGTCTTCGACAAGGGATACAACGACTACAAGGCCTTCAAGCTGTTCGGTAAGAAGGGAGCCGGCTTCGTCACCCGCATCAAGGACGACGCCGTTTACAAGGTGGAACAAGAGCTTCACGTTGAAGAATGCATTCATAGCGGCGTGCTGGAGGACACCATCATAGAGGTGACCGTCAAGGAGGACGATGGGCAGGGCAAGCTGATGTTGCGCAAGGTGGTGTTCTACGACAGGGTGTTGAAACGCAAGTTCGAGTTCCTCACCAACCTGTTCGACCTTCGTCCCGACATGATAGCCGCCCTTTACAAGATCAGATGGCAAATTGAGCTGCTGTTCAGGCAGTTGAAAGGGAACTTCCCCTTGAAGTACTTCCTCGGGGACAACGAGAACGCGATAAAAACACAGATATATTGCGCCTTGATCGTGAACCTCTTGCTCACGGTTGTTCAAAAGCGGTTGAAACGGCGCTGGGCATTCTCGAACCTGGTATCATTTTGCAGGATACACCTGTTCAATTACTTGCATTTGATGAGATTTTTAGAAAATCCGGAACGAGACTGGCAACGGGATGACAAGAATTTAGGGATGCTCACCCTTTTCAGGGGGGGCTTACTTTTGAGAATAATAGAAAACTAA